GTTTCTTCATGCTCTTGTTATCGCTTGCCGTCTTTCTCTCTGCTTTGTTTTGGTTGCCTCCTTTTCTTCAGTTTGCAGATCAGAAGGATCTGGATCTTGATTCCAAGTTTAAAGGTCAGATTTGGGGTTTTGATCTGTGTTTTCTTTTGCTGTCTTTGGCTGCTGATAAAACGTTGGAAGATAAAGTGATTTGTGTTTTTATGATCCTGTTGTTTTGTGTATTAGTAGTgttttcaatttgataattataattggtgtttttttcctatttattgAGAGAAGCGAACCAATTAGTAAATTCTTGTGGTTATCTTGTAAATTTCTATGTGGAGTGACGTTTGCAAATTTGGAGCTACATTTTGGGAATTTAGTTTTGATGATAAATAGACAGAATATTTAAGTGGGAAAATCATTTGACTgctgatatttttatttctgtttttttgaatctAATGTAAAGATTATGTGAGTGTTCTTATTAGacattaataacaaatttctaATTATGGGTATATATGTGTTATGGTAagtaagggtttttttttcattttatttttttgtaaaattttatgaaaaaagttTCCTATTTAGGCTGAAGGGTTCTGGGATAGCTTTGTGTTAAGTGATTGTTAGGATAAATGAGACAGAATATAATCCACATGTCACACGAATACATGACTTGTAGTATGGTTGATGGGATgtctcaaatttttaaatttggctttctttcttttgtgcTCCAATTAGTTATGGTGTTCAATATCATGACAGAATTACTATTATAGGAAAAAATGTACATGGGTTTCAGAGTGTGACTACTTATTTATGGTCAAGTGTTCAACAAGGTCTTTAGAAAGGAGATTATTGGATGGCTTTGGTGGGAATAATTCACATCAGAACAATGTTTCTgcaatgataaatttttttactctCTATTTCTGACTTCCCTTGTGAGGATGCAGTCACTTCCTAGTTTTTTTACTAATTTGCGTCATGTGTGCCAAACATGCTATTGTAAAGCAAATTACTGGACTTTATACATGCATCCTTATTCTAGTCACTTAACaaaattggttaaattgttATTACTAGTTTTATCGAAGTGTTTGACAATACAACATTTAGCACAAGCCGGTAAAGACGGTCTCTTTCCATGTCAATTTGTGTTTATTGGATCCTTAAAAAATGAAGGCGAATGATCTACATGTGAACAAGTGAAGCAGGACTTAAGCAGTTGGAACCAATAAGGTATTCAAGTTTTTTTGTATCTGAGTTTAGTTAATGCGGAGAAGTAAAATGGTTGGAGATAATTGTTGACAAATTCAAAATTGGATCATTTGTAAAGCGAATGTGAATGAAATGCAGGTGAAGAAGTGAAGCAGGACTTAGGCAGTTGGAACTTATATTAGGATAAAAGTTTTATGGGTCCAAGTTTAGTTACACATGTTGAAGCAAAGGGGCTAGAGATCAATGGTGACAAGTTCAATTATATTTAGtatgaaaatttgtcataaaTCAGTTATGTCTATAATTTCCTAGATCAATTATTTCAGTGTTGCTTATGGTTTTTGGATTGTCTTCTTTACCCTTATAAGTGGAATGGAACATGGAAGTGCCACATCTAAGATGTATTAACTGTTACATATTCACTGAGTTGGTCCAACATTTCTCTTATTGCAATCCAAGTTTTGTTTTCTGTGAAGGATTGAGTGTATTTGGGGCAATAGAAGATGTGAAGATGTTTGCCACTACTTTGATGTTAATAGTTTTTAGGAGTTTTGCACTTTTTTGTAGTTTCATTATGGAAATGTTGTGGGTTCTTTTTATTATGTTCTTTTGTGTGATAATTAGTAGAAGTTATAGGTCATCATATACTTTCATGGTTTAGGAACTGTGACATCCTTGACATTGTTATTGCAGTTAGTGATTTCTTGAATGAGAAATGTGTCATGTTTTTGATACAATGTGATTAATAGTATTTGTTAATGCAGATCATGACATTGTTGCAAGTTTCAATCTTAAGAAACCAGTTTCTTTGCTGGAAGCCAATATCATGCAGCTTGAGTTAGACATCTATAACGAGATTAGCGTTCCAACCATCAAAGTATCTTTTGTCTTATTCCTTTTCATGTTACATActtttttaacatttagttttcaattttccttCCCCATATATTGACTCATTAATTTTGATCAGGTGgttattttatctctagaaCCTGAAGCTGGATCTAACATTACGAAGGTGGTGTTTGCTGTGGATCCAGataccaaaaattcaaaaatatctttGTATTCTGAAAGCTTGATCAGATCATCATTTGTATCTTTGGTTATAAACCAATCATTCCTTCGCTTGACTACATCCTTGTTTGGGGACCCGTTCTTATTTGAGGTTTTGAAATTCCCTGGAGGAATTATTGTGATTCCTCTACAGAGTGCGTTTCTTCTTCAGAAAGTGCAAATCCTTTTCAACTTTACCTTGAACTTCTCTATTTATCAAATACAAGTAAATTTCAATGAACTGACGAGCCAGCTGAAGTCTGGATTACATCTTGCATCCTATGAGGTagctttactttatttttttcctctgtTAAACCTGTACTTTTTCATGATTATAGTATTATCCAAGttgttctattttttattcatatacttGATTTTATATACATTAGAACAAAAGAAtaaccatataataaaaaagaaacttatACACATTGTAGCATTGGGCTCTATGGCTAGATAATGGAGATATTGTTGTCTTTTACAGCGAGAGTGTGATTATCTGATCAGCGTTGTTTTGTTGATTTCAGAACTTGTATATAAGCTTGTTGAATTCCAAAGGTTCAACAGTGGCTCCCCCCACAATTGTTCAGTCTTCTGTTCTTTTGACTGTTGGAAACACTCCCTCAACCCCAAGGTTGAAGCAGCTGGCTCAGACCATCACTGGTTCAAATTCCAAAAACCTTGGCCTAAATAACACTGTATTTGGTAAGGTTAAGCAAGTTCAACTTTCATCTATCTTGCAACACTCCCTCAATGGTGGCGATGGGAGTGCCCCCTCATCATCACCTTCTTCTGCTCCTCTTCCTCATTCCCACCATCACAaccatcaccaccaccatcaccgTCACCATAACCACAATGATCATCTAGCTCCTGCAAGTTCTCCAACACCTGAGACTCCGACAGCTGCACCTCCGCCAGTGCATGGTTCACCTGCCTCAATGAAAAATTCACCTGCACCCCAGATAAGTCATGAGGCAAAGCCTCCAGGCTGTCATAGAGCGAATAAAGGGGGATCTATGAAAAAGGGAAGGACACAGTCCCATATGGCCCCTACCATTGCTCCCACTATTTCACCTCACTATTCTACTGCCTCGCCACAAGCACATATAGCTCCACCAACACCTACACCTGCACCTTTCTCCCATTCACGACCTGCATTAAGTCCCTTGCCAAATGTAGCTTTTGCTCATGCAAGCCCCCCATCAAAGAGTGGTTCAGACATGGAACATCACGACTCAACACTGCCAGCTTCACAATCTCCTCTTTCATGTGAGTATCTcctataattgtaattttatgttcaaattattttgaatcTGACACAACTTATTTCATGCAATTACTGTATGGTGGTTTTGTTGTGTAATGATTTGATTGTTCATTGGGTTCTTTTATAATTTGCTTTATCTCTAAGAGTTCCTTTATTGATGATTGGTGAATCATTAGATTGGccattttgatattttgatcTATAAACGAAAGAAATATCAGGTAATAGTTATGGTTTGCTATTTTTGCAGCTTATGCAGGTCATTCAACTGTTCAATTGGTGTTGTCGCTCTTGTTAGCTGTTGTATTACATTTTTAACAATGAAAGTGAAATAATCTAATGTCAAGATAAAATTGCTTCTCTAGTGTTTGAGGGATTCAATTGtatatttcaaagttaaataGACCTTGGAGAAGCTTTGTAAGTGAGAGCAGCAGAAAGACCTCACATCTGAGTGGATACATGTTTTTGTGCATGTAAAtatttgggttaaaaaaaaaaaaaaaaaagctggcAGATGCAGTATCAGGTCAAAGTCACAGAGGTGGCAGGCCCTTGCTTATGTGCAGTACTGCTGTTTTGTGTATTCTCTTCTGCAGAATGTAAGGAGGTAAAAGTAACAAATGTATCACATTATTGTTTCTAATCGTTCAAAGGCCAACCAGGTATGAAATTTTGACATCATATTATAACTCttctcttcttgttcttctcTGCAGTCTGTCAAAAGTCACTTGTGCTGGCTTGTACTCAAGTGTatattgatcaatgatattttgGACAATATTTCAAATGTCAAATTCTGTTAACATATAATCCAGTGATGCTTTTATCATTTATGTTTTAGCATAATGACCAAAAATCATTTCAAACGCATGCATGCCCACAATTTGGTTTTTTCAACTCCATGATGGCTTCTGTTTAAGCAAATCCCCCAGGTTTCATAAAGTAGTGTCTAGAGAAAGAGCTGAGTTCTAGAGATGTGGGATATCCTCAGTGTGGTCCATGTTGACTAACCACAACAGAGAGAaggaatttaattttgtttttagtttttgagGTTGTGAATGGGCTGGAATACGGTGGATGGGATTACAGACAGTGTGGTCCATGTTGACTAACCACAACAGAGAGAAggagtttaattttgtttttagtttttgagGGTGTGAATGGGGCTGGAATACGGTGGCTGGATGTTTGGTGGATGGGATTACATCTAGATTTGATTGATATATTGATGTCTACAGTCGGATGAGTGCAAGTTTTGATAAATGGTTGGTGGGTTGTCGGTCTAATCTTTCAAATCAATTTCTTTCCGAAACTAAACACATGGGGGTCTTGGTTGTTGGACTGCTCTTTAGTTTCATGAGATAAGAATGTATTTTCTACTCCAGTTTTGCTATCAGCCTTGTATGGTACGGTTTTTTAGCTCGATAACaccatttgttttgattttcaaGGAATTATGTGGTAGAGTACTGTTTTCGGTTCCTGGTTTGTTTcgttatcttttttttttttttttttaataacttcaaaaattatcaaaaggccgcataaaatattataaaactcctaaaaatatatatttttaaattcattagaAAATGGGGTAAGCTGAAccatattgaataaaaattttggttcGGCTAATAAACAAATACAGTATAATTAGATTTAGTTTTGTCGACCCCAAAAAAAGAACTGCACTTTATTTGTCCAcctatagaaaattttattagatagtAGATGAATGCCTGTTTGAATCATAAGATATCATGCCAAGGACTTTCTCGACCCCTTTACTAGTCTTAATCTAAAGGGAGGCTTCCAGAGGCATGTTAAGTATTTTATCAAACCATTGTCAACCTTGTGGAGGGATGCGTTTAATCTTTTCATTGTCAATTACCATCAAGATAGAGTATCTTGAAAAGTGTTAGGTATAAATTAGTAtcgtttttttataaaattagaatatataaataattattgtgttggattaatattataagatattattttattaaatgccTTTAAATATTCCAAACTATCTCAAAAGTGTGAATGAGAAGTGATGAGGGAAAAATGAGATGAATTAAAAGATAGGGGTTGAATGAGAGTTTGACGCATGTTGTTACTCTAGGTGATCAATGACGTGCGTGTAATGGCTATAAGGCCTTCTCCCTCACCCTTAATCAATGTAATGAGAGCAATGTCATACGGAGTTGATCAATTTGGATGTGGCAATTGCAAAATCTAGAGGTGCTTGCTTTCAGATTTGTTAGTGATTACTTTTTCAATCGCAAAcatatttttacatgttttataGATTCTTTAGGATGTTAAGCCATGTGGGACTGGGGTTAAGTGTTCCTATAATTAtcgtataaattttaaagtgttataacaatgataaaaatatgttttctcataaaattattaaatatatgttttttataaaaGTTATTATGAGAAGGTACCCATGAGATTTTCAATACCCATAGTAGGACACACAATATGGTAGGGTGTTATGATAGACCTATTATGCGCACTCACAGTAGAGATGTTATAACgatttcaattatattgtgtGACTGTGATAGTTTATGAGACTCATGTGATCAGAATGTTAAACCTTTATTTCAATTTACTTTGATAAGCATAAACAATTTCAGTTTTTAGAAAAGTTATTATATGAAAATGCTTTTACTAagtttttaatgatttttttaatcatacaTTGCATTTTATGTCATCTTAATTTAGGTTCGTAGATATACTCTTAATGAGAAGCTTAGGAGATAAGAGAATGTAAGTCATTAAGTTATGGAAAggaactaaaaaacaaaaaaatatagaatctAATGTCTCTTATTTAACAAGTGATTTACCACGCCCTCATTtcctttattattttacaagtaaCATGTGTTAATAATTGCAAAAAGGCGAGTTAACTAAAACTTACACGAGGGATTTATCAAGTTTATGTTgttagatttatatttttttttttataattgttgagCATTAATGCTACACACTTATGTGGTTtgttaaaaacattttttatacacttcccattttatgaatatttatgtaatgtatgttattttagtaattataaatttttaatttccacaaaatatttaattatgtatagtAATAAAGTTAATAATGTCTTTTTTCGGAGGATAATACTTCTTGAGATGTATGTTATGTTTGTTGGTATCACAACACGATTTGAAACCCAAAACATGTTTATGCGAGAGTATGTCATGTGTGGCTTAGTAAGTTATGTGAAATTTCTCATACAATTTGCCCATTCTCGCAAATTCACCAAtgcaagtaaaattttattacctGGAAGTTAAGTTTTCATGAGCTAACATGCGTGGGTTTATAGCATCATAATGTCCAAGAAGATTGAATAGAAGCACCCCAAAGTTTAACCCACTGGAGGCAGAGCATGCAGGGACTTCTATCCCAACCTCACAGGGGTTAAATGCTTCTAAGATCCAAAATATTTTGTACAATAGCTGCTAAGAGAAGCACGGGGTCGCACCCTAGGATGTACAAATGACTTAGTTTTAACATTGCCAACAAATGTAGcgtaaatttaaatcaaataaaaaatagtttaactcaaatcagtttaaatttagtttgagtttatgaCCCAAAACTATGGTTTGAGTTcgcaatttaatattaaaataatattgttttgcttaataataaataaaataaagttgttttgaCAATTGCTtaatatataattcgaattgaattatgaaTCAAGTTTTAATCGAATCAAACCATTTATTGATTGGTAAAATAGATCAAACTGAACTCTTTCTAATTTGGGTTCgatttaatttaacaattagttgatttttttgataaaaaactcGAATTTGAGCTAAATGAATATAAACTAAGTTAAACGATTTTAtacctaatcaaatcaaattgagttgatttttaaaactgaattaattcgatttaaactcGACCTTAAATTTTAAGAACATTATTTCATACATaaaggagaggagaggagaggagaggagcCACTTTTCCTCCATATTTTACACGttcattcaaaatcatcttcttTTACAAAGATATTTGTCCTAAgactaataaaaatatctttttgagagaaaaaagaatatttttttaattaaaaataaaatcaaactagaCAAATAGGAATCATTAACTCTAGAACTGAGATTTTAGACATTAGTTAATTAATATGGATATGGAAATCAACGATTCTTGATCTTGATCTTGACTTGACACGAACCGGCATGAACTCTGCAGAAGCTGCCAATTGTCTGTGTTATCTCCCGTCCGTGAATGTCGCTTTCAATTGCTTACCGTCAACTAAACGCAACCACTTTCctttctattttcctttttaaccaAATATCTTTCTTCTGTTTACATGTTCCTTCCATTTTACTCGGTGTATCTCTTCAAAAATCTCTAACTCTTCG
The genomic region above belongs to Mangifera indica cultivar Alphonso chromosome 15, CATAS_Mindica_2.1, whole genome shotgun sequence and contains:
- the LOC123197177 gene encoding uncharacterized protein LOC123197177, with protein sequence MGKPEDEQTLAVSVVNENVPQNVDTRFVCKGCSWIYRLIGFKCFFMLLLSLAVFLSALFWLPPFLQFADQKDLDLDSKFKDHDIVASFNLKKPVSLLEANIMQLELDIYNEISVPTIKVVILSLEPEAGSNITKVVFAVDPDTKNSKISLYSESLIRSSFVSLVINQSFLRLTTSLFGDPFLFEVLKFPGGIIVIPLQSAFLLQKVQILFNFTLNFSIYQIQVNFNELTSQLKSGLHLASYENLYISLLNSKGSTVAPPTIVQSSVLLTVGNTPSTPRLKQLAQTITGSNSKNLGLNNTVFGKVKQVQLSSILQHSLNGGDGSAPSSSPSSAPLPHSHHHNHHHHHHRHHNHNDHLAPASSPTPETPTAAPPPVHGSPASMKNSPAPQISHEAKPPGCHRANKGGSMKKGRTQSHMAPTIAPTISPHYSTASPQAHIAPPTPTPAPFSHSRPALSPLPNVAFAHASPPSKSGSDMEHHDSTLPASQSPLSSYAGHSTVQLVLSLLLAVVLHF